A part of Halobaculum sp. MBLA0143 genomic DNA contains:
- a CDS encoding glycerophosphodiester phosphodiesterase, protein MSDPTVFAHRGCPARGPENTVAAFRRAAARVPAVELDARRCGSGELVVFHDDTLDRLLGLDGRVAETSLDRLQSRGVLDSDERVPTLSTALAAIPDDVTVNVELKETGIADGVARAVAAVDNEVLVSSFSRTALSEYAAVADDPRAFVTVPDEWESAVETAADDGCVALHPQYETLFVGDDDRVETARRRIETAHDHGLAVNVWTIRSPDPVADLRAAGVDGLIADDWADAGVSDEG, encoded by the coding sequence GTGTCAGATCCCACCGTGTTCGCACACCGCGGCTGTCCCGCACGCGGCCCCGAGAACACCGTCGCCGCCTTCCGACGGGCGGCAGCCCGTGTTCCGGCGGTCGAACTGGACGCCAGACGCTGTGGCTCCGGCGAACTGGTCGTCTTCCACGACGACACGCTCGACCGATTGCTGGGGCTCGACGGCCGGGTCGCCGAGACGTCGCTCGACCGACTCCAGTCGCGTGGCGTCCTCGACAGCGACGAGCGCGTGCCGACGCTGTCGACCGCGCTCGCGGCGATCCCCGACGACGTGACGGTCAACGTCGAGCTGAAGGAGACCGGAATCGCCGACGGCGTCGCCAGAGCGGTCGCGGCCGTCGACAACGAGGTGCTCGTCTCGTCGTTCTCGCGGACGGCGTTGTCGGAGTACGCCGCCGTCGCCGACGACCCGCGGGCGTTCGTGACGGTGCCGGACGAGTGGGAGAGTGCCGTCGAGACGGCCGCAGACGACGGCTGTGTCGCGCTCCACCCACAGTACGAGACCCTGTTCGTCGGCGACGACGACCGCGTCGAGACCGCCCGCCGCCGGATCGAGACCGCCCACGATCACGGACTGGCGGTGAACGTCTGGACGATCCGGTCGCCGGATCCGGTTGCGGATCTCCGGGCGGCCGGGGTCGACGGTCTGATCGCCGACGACTGGGCCGACGCCGGCGTCTCGGACGAAGGTTGA